The following proteins come from a genomic window of Pseudochaenichthys georgianus chromosome 19, fPseGeo1.2, whole genome shotgun sequence:
- the LOC117464335 gene encoding uncharacterized protein — MPRLGNILLWMAAAIILCQARPNVKLNSLSSSGLRSDCAANVMRLSLDKALAVGNQLEVEAINGTKHILLTPSMAAQCGYSMESDPWGDTRIYTSLMGCFVDNKDDATFNVGLRLQMYGENPSDVVSHDVSQTCSYTRWASREILCDRNYMEVSHHMANLDAEAKGQTRDGKDEKLNAKLEASGASQGIWKMTFHTPEPVAMVLQEAEQAGYAAKTTSSRLVMRSPYNTAETYSEDVAGVPMEVFRVSAYYMAPQGLHVVNLAAACPKGGVLFTEDMISWHVPRRVTPLLDGRITVSEMHMGINGQKLDRSQMAARGYTLSTTDFHIVVEIPVGSPDGYYKSHAPDYQYHITYFVEPMLEVLWREDDTQDDTRYKVLFPIMTPLMPQSPQIQDDTVPETRVFSVLLGTFLHDVELRNITFSTGVLTVEESNAKGFTVQEHSLANGSKSFSLQVPFDADVVLKHNPERLVTSYFLPLIFGLIVLPEETPFGLPVDLQASLQDVVLPIMAGTCDQNQFHISVKFGSHGSNFKAIVGPRELTAEMAEDYNFYENGTHLSLILPYTAKDAVFELLTAESVKSRIDLLLLDRANDWVLADLYLACYFPLKATECHPNGTMTAVAVKVESTRNLKPSQLTLKDQSCTPQFSDDRFAYFSFSVDTCGTTRTFFDNYMMYENEIRLSYNNAKAAANTSPVDPDYRQTISCFYVVNETQTVAFSAKPRTYEPAAEIGTGQLMVQMRLSQDPSYELFYQAEDYPVVKYLQQPLYFEVELMHSTDPHLELIAENCWATLYEDRTSLPSWDIIVDSCENRNDSYATIFHPVVSDSRVVVPSHIKRFSVKMFTFTKDDEVLKDQIYVHCDAVLCDTSSQADASCRGQCVHPPGQSYSRPAGVKKERRSTDSTRQRQISSGAIILSNL; from the exons ATGCCGAGGCTTGGGAACAT TTTGTTATGGATGGCTGCAGCTATCATCTTGTGTCAAGCCAGGCCTAATGTGAAGCTAAATTCGCTGTCAA GCAGTGGGTTAAGGTCTGACTGTGCCGCAAATGTAATGAGACTGTCGTTGGACAAGGCTTTAGCAGTGGGAAACCAGCTTGAGGTGGAGGCTATCA ATGGCACCAAGCACATTTTGTTAACACCTAGCATGGCTGCTCAGTGTGGATACAGCATGGAGTCTGACCCGTGGGGTGACACCAGAATCTACACCTCCCTCATGGGCTGCTTTGTGGACAACAAG gATGATGCTACATTTAACGTTGGCTTGAGACTCCAGATGTACGGCGAGAATCCATCAGACGTGGTCAGTCATGACGTGTCTCAGACTTGCAGCTACACTCGCTGGGCCTCCAGGGAGATCCTCTGCGACAGGAACTACATGGAA GTTTCGCACCACATGGCTAACCTTGATGCTGAAGCTAAGGGTCAGACTCGGGATGGTAAAGACGAGAAGCTCAACGCCAAGCTTGAA GCCTCTGGTGCATCACAAGGTATCTGGAAGATGACGTTTCACACCCCAGAACCAGTGGCCATGGTGTTGCAAGAGGCTGAACAAGCCGGCTACGCTGCCAAAACTACCTCCAGTCGCCTGGTTATGCGAAGCCCGTACAATACAGCAGAGACTTATTCAGAGGAT GTGGCTGGAGTCCCCATGGAAGTGTTCAGGGTGAGCGCCTACTACATGGCACCACAGGGTCTGCATGTAGTGAACTTGGCAGCTGCTTGTCCCAAAG GTGGCGTCCTCTTCACCGAGGATATGATCTCTTGGCACGTACCTCGCCGTGTGACTCCTCTGTTGGACGGCAGAATTACAGTCTCAGAAATGCACATGGGAATCAACGGGCAGAAGCTTGATAGATCCCAGATGGCCGCACGGGGGTACACACTGAGCACCACGGACTTCCACATCGTCGTCGAGATCCCAGTGGGCTCGCCTGATGGTTACTACAAG AGCCATGCCCCAGATTACCAGTACCACATCACCTACTTTGTGGAGCCCATGCTCGAGGTACTGTGGAGGGAAGATGACACCCAAGATGATACCAGATACAAGGTTTTGTTCCCCATCATGACCCCTCTGATGCCTCAATCTCCCCAAATCCAGGATG ACACTGTCCCAGAGACTCGGGTGTTCAGCGTTCTCTTGGGAACCTTCCTCCATGATGTTGAGCTGAGGAACATCACCTTCTCCACCGGGGTCCTCACTGTTGAGGAGAGCAATGCCAAAGGCTTCACAGTCCAGGAACACAGCTTGGCTAATGGCTCCAAGAGCTTCTCTCTTCAAGTGCCCTTTGATGCCGATGTTGTCTTAAAACAT AATCCTGAGCGCTTGGTTACATCCTACTTCCTCCCTCTGATCTTTGGGTTGATCGTCCTGCCTGAAGAAACTCCTTTTGGTCTCCCGGTCGACCTGCAGGCCTCTCTGCAGGATGTTG TGCTACCCATCATGGCTGGCACCTGTGACCAGAACCAGTTTCACATCAGCGTGAAGTTTGGGAGTCACGGCTCTAATTTCAAGGCCATCGTTGGACCTCGAGAGCTGACTGCTGAGATGGCTGAAGACTACAATTTCTATGAGAACGGCACACACCTCAGCCTCATTCTGCCATACACTGCCAAGGATGCTGTTTTCGAG CTGCTCACTGCAGAATCAGTCAAATCCAGAATTGACCTGCTTCTGTTGGATCGTGCAAACGACTGGGTGCTTGCTGATCTCTATCTGGCGTGCTACTTCCCCTTGAAAGCAACAG AGTGCCACCCCAATGGCACAATGACCGCTGTGGCTGTGAAGGTTGAATCGACTCGTAATCTGAAGCCAAGTCAGCTGACGCTAAAGGACCAGTCCTGCACACCACAGTTCAGCGACGATCGCTTTGCATATTTCTCCTTCAGTGTGGATACCTGTGGAACCACCAGAACG TTCTTTGACAACTACATGATGTATGAAAATGAGATCCGCCTGTCTTACAACAACGCCAAAGCAGCAGCCAACACATCACCAGTTGATCCCGATTACAG GCAAACTATTTCCTGCTTCTATGTGGTCAATGAGACTCAGACTGTTGCCTTCAGCGCTAAACCAAGAACCTATGAGCCCGCTGCAGAGATCGGCACCGGGCAGCTGATGGTGCAGATGAGGCTTTCCCAAG ATCCATCCTACGAGCTCTTCTACCAAGCAGAGGATTATCCAGTGGTGAAATATCTGCAGCAGCCTCTGTattttgaggtggagctgatgcattCTACCGACCCACACTTGGAACTCATTGCTGAGAACTGTTGGGCAACCCTTTATGAAGATAGGACATCTCTGCCAAGCTGGGACATCATTGTGGACAG CTGTGAGAATCGCAATGACAGCTATGCAACCATTTTCCATCCCGTTGTGAGTGACTCCAGAGTTGTAGTCCCGTCCCACATCAAGCGCTTCTCTGTAAAGATGTTCACTTTCACTAAAGATGACGAGGTTCTGAAAGACCAG ATCTATGTCCACTGTGATGCagtgctttgtgacacaagcagCCAGGCAGATGCTTCCTGCAGAGGCCAGTGTGTGCATCCTCCAGGTCAGAGCTACTCAAGACCTGCAGGTGTAAAAAAGG AGCGAAGAAGCACCGACTCAACACGCCAAAGGCAGATCTCCTCTGGGGCAATTATTCTGTCTAACCTTTGA